A region of the Hylaeus volcanicus isolate JK05 chromosome 5, UHH_iyHylVolc1.0_haploid, whole genome shotgun sequence genome:
TAATAAATTGACGATGCAATTACTCGAGAAATTACGTAAAACAAGAATTCCAGCAAGTCAACTTGGTCAATTGGAAACTTCAAACTTGATAGCTCGAGCTTCCCCTTACAGAGATCCCGAGGAACTTATGCCACTTTGTTATAAGTGTTCAACTTTTAATCCTCTCTTGTCGCTAGATAATCAACAAGGGCATTGCGTGCAAtgtcgattaaaatttcaatattccttTATAATGTTTGGTAAGTGTTATTTAATTGCGCGTACGGATCccttcaaaaaattaatttcaaaataaataatttcagaaatcCTGCCATTAGTCGAATTTGATTTGGAGGAAGATATTTCGGATGAAGAAGCagaaaagttaataaatgaatCGTTATCATTAACTGACAGTATGACGGATAATGATCAGCTTACCATTACTTCCGAAGTAGATATGTTTACTGCACGTTTAATGAAATACGAGGTAtacgatatatttttcatacatcgcgatatttattatacaaattttttgtttaattccaACTCACTAATTGCGTTGTTCTAGGAAAAATCGAGTACTTCTACTATAATTGTGGGAAGAAGTGTTTTGAAGAGCATGGATCCGTGTACTGTATTAATCGTAAAGTGGCCAAAACCATTTAAaacgagatattttaaaaatcttttaccTGATCTACAAATTACTTTCTGTAAATCTTGTCTAAAggtacgaaaaatatttcacactttctaataaataaatggtacatgatatacatatttacagtTCGTCTctttagaatttataaaattctcatTTGCTTCTTGTATAGCAACATAATAATAGCATACTTTGTAggaatgataataattttccatcATTGTTTTCAGCTATTTCATTTGGATGACTATGAACTGGCTTTATTGCGATACGGGCACTGTCCATTTTGTAgaacgttaaataaatcttccgattaaaattattcttttaattagagatagatattaattaaattttgtttgtattgtaataaattgttgtacatataaaaattatatatacaatatacattaatcgagtaataattattttaatctgaAGGAGGgtaatattattgttgtatATAACTGTACAATGCAGACAAATATATGAACTACATATTAGCAATGTACGTATTCATTGTACATATCCATaaaagttataataaaattatatcttattaACTGAACTTATTCCGTGTTAGGTATTGATAATACAGTTATGTAAACATGAGCAAATCGTATGCTGGCTTTTGTATACATGCTAATTGTTCTGATTCCTTCAGTACCGTTAAACGAAAGCCGTCAGAAGAAGCGAGCTTGTTTCAAACAGTTGCAATTCAAAAGATGTTGTGCATAGTCTCTCTAGTGATTCTCCTTTTTGGAAGCACCGCCTTCTGTCAAACCGTCCAACCGATTAATAGTAATGCCATGGAAATCCAACATTTAAACATGAGGCCAAGATGTGAgtactttttaaacaaaaaaattaataacgttgTATTTgaagtattaacaaataaaatgggaaaatgaagtatacgtataataaaagcaagtaatgtaattattatgtcTTTGAAAATACCACTTAAGAGCTAAACAAACAATGATATactttataatgaaattattaaaagtattttcaaaCAGTTTTCCCGCTATTCAGTGTTGTCCGTTTTGCAAATTCACAATGCCTGGCTAGCAATAACTTAAACGGCACTTGTTTTACTAGAAGAGAATGTCGTGATTACGGTGGAACAGCATCTGGTACTTGTGCAAGTGGACATGGCATTTGCTGTGTTTGTAAGTAAACGAACAACTGGGTTTctcaaaaatttcaagtaataaaacgataactttttttattactcgCATTGacaaaaaataagatattatgactaatttataattaacgtGTTGCAGTTCAAAAGACATGCGGATCTactacaaatgtaaataatacatattttacaaatcCTGAATATCCAACGACTTACGACGGAACAGGACGGTGTACGATAACAATTAATCGGTGTAATTCGAACATATGTCAGGtgtgtatttaatattattattattacatacagAAAGTTATAACTCAAGAGAGCAAAACCTGTTGAAATCTCGTTAAACCTTTTGTTCTAGTTACGTTTGGattttttggaatttaatCTTGCCTCGCCAAACGCCAGTGGAGTTTGCGATTTCGATCTCTTCCTAGCTTCCGGATCATCGACATCGGTACCTCGAATTTGTGGAGAAAATGCAAACCAACACGGTAATAAGAACGTTATAATGTTCTTAACGAAATGTTATAATGTtcgccatttttaaaataaattttttcaaattatttaacgtattattacatttttcagtTTACATAGACTTTAATGGTGGATCACCAATTATGTTATCAATCGATACCAATTCCGAGTACTCTACAGAACGTCGTTGGAATATAAGAATTCAACAAATACCTTGCGATGCTACCTATAGAGgtacataaattattgtataatgtCCTTTTATTAAATGCTCACATTTCTTATATCTTTGTTGCAGCTCCAAATGGATGTTTACAATATTTCACTAGCGTTTCAGATACTGTGACAAGTTTCAATTACGGTACAACACAAAATCCAAgaggtaaattaaattacaaaattaattttaattatctgtcattaatgtaaatataaaaaaaaatttagaaataacaaaattcattataaatgttgTAGCGCCAACATATGGTACTCGTCAAATGGCAAACACAAATTATGGTGTTTGCGTAAGAATGGCTCAAGGATATTGCGGCATTGAATGGTCACAAACAACTCCAAGTTCATTTTCTGTATCTGGTGATACAGGCTCTTTTGACTCTACTATAATAGGtaaaacgattaaataataaatattacataacgAAGTCTTGTGTAACTCTAATGTAACTTTTATGACCACGTATTAcacgtaatttaaaaaattacattaaatacaaTGCTTAGTCGGTTATTTGtgacaattaataataacactACTAACTGATAACTAGGTACTGAATTCGCAGCAGAAGCAGGAACAAATTGTACCAAAGATTTTGTTATCATCCCACATCCATTTCAAAATGGCATTCCAGTTGGTGTAGAACGATTCTGTGGTAATGGTTTCGTAACGAAAACGTGTAAGTACATTTTAAGGTGTAACCGAACtttattctgaaattattgttaatatttcattttcaagaaGATAATAAGAATCTTTAACTATGTACAtacgttttcttattttagcATTTTCAAAACCATTTGTGATGTACGTTGTTACAAATGGAGATGAAATaggagaaattgaaaataaaggatTCTCGCTGACGTACCGGCAAACACCTTGTTCAGTATTTTAGATGCATGTGTAATTTATGTTCCATACGGTAATGATTAATCAATGAAATTCCAAGTAAAAATGATCATTTACCACTTCTCAAAAGATTGTTGCGCTCTGCTTTGAATTACccagttttttttatccttattatttaacaatatttacattatattagtGCAAATCGTAAGatttttataatctttttCGCATTACCCTCGATAATATTCAAAAcacaaacataattttttatattccttttATTCTTGTTTGACTTATATTCACGAATACTACGTactatataaatgtaaaatgtgaAATGCAGCTGTATATCTAGTTTTTTACagaagtataataaattatttttttctttaaacttcggtttaaaaagttaaaaataacattcgaTAATTGCAGATTCAATTCATTTAAACGTAATAATCTCAATGAAGATAAGTTAAGTAATACTAACtgatttcaaagaaattaattgatatttacaTTGTTCAATTAGCCAGGTATTTGCTTCCAGAATGTGCATCCACTTCTTTCATCATAGCATTATACCATGTTTCGAGCTTTGTGTTACTTAAAACATCTTTAAAGGCATTACAGCCTTCTATACTTTTCAGAATTCCATAAACAGCAAGATCTGATAAATTGGGCTTCTCGCCTCCCATAAATTTACCACCGCGTTTCTTAATGGCACGTAACCATTTGTTAACTTCGTCGTAGAGCGATTGGCGCACATCATCTTTTAGATCGTGTCTCCGTTTTAGACGTTTCGATATCATCCACATAGCTATAGCGCCCacatttatcattattaatcgTTCCCATGTCGGAAAATATTCTTCCCATCTGCCAACCTGATCGACAAAGAAATTATCATTCTAATTCTTAAAATGCTTTCAATACCTCGAAGACCAGTTTTATACTAGCAAAACCTTTACAACTCACGTAATGTTATTAAACTTAATTCTGGTAAATACTTACTTCTGAAAACCAGTTGAAAGTATTATAAGCTTCGTCGAGTGTTCTGTATACATTCGGCGAGAGTGTATGGACAAGTTCATCGTCCGCCCACTTTCTCCATTTACGTTCGTTTCtgcaacaataaatttaattagattttgttactttttctttctcagCATTTTCAATGCAATTCAATTTAAGGAACCAgagacaaataataaatatcgcgaT
Encoded here:
- the LOC128877184 gene encoding uncharacterized protein LOC128877184; translated protein: MSKSYAGFCIHANCSDSFSTVKRKPSEEASLFQTVAIQKMLCIVSLVILLFGSTAFCQTVQPINSNAMEIQHLNMRPRFFPLFSVVRFANSQCLASNNLNGTCFTRRECRDYGGTASGTCASGHGICCVFQKTCGSTTNVNNTYFTNPEYPTTYDGTGRCTITINRCNSNICQLRLDFLEFNLASPNASGVCDFDLFLASGSSTSVPRICGENANQHVYIDFNGGSPIMLSIDTNSEYSTERRWNIRIQQIPCDATYRAPNGCLQYFTSVSDTVTSFNYGTTQNPRAPTYGTRQMANTNYGVCVRMAQGYCGIEWSQTTPSSFSVSGDTGSFDSTIIGTEFAAEAGTNCTKDFVIIPHPFQNGIPVGVERFCGNGFVTKTSFSKPFVMYVVTNGDEIGEIENKGFSLTYRQTPCSVF